Proteins co-encoded in one Ralstonia sp. RRA genomic window:
- a CDS encoding urate hydroxylase PuuD, whose protein sequence is MEGYILDWANLLLRWLHVIVAIAWIGSSFYFVWLDNSLTKPTAPDLQDKGVDGELWAVHGGGFYNPQKYLLAPKQLPDHLHWFYWESYSTWMSGFALLTVVYLFNANVYMIDRSVFDMTATTAVILALAFLVVGWLVYDTICRVFGKNDRVVGILVAIYVVLAAFAACHLFSGRAAFLLIGAMIATIMSANVFFWIIPGQRKVVASLKAGEKPDPIHGKRGKQRSVHNTYFTLPVLFAMLSNHYSMTYAFKYNWVVLVLIMLAGVLIRQFFILKHKGVINWGYPAAGVAVLLGVAVWLAPRPAAPVAESAAAVPAVAAGSASAPAATAAAGGSDFAKVQAVVTARCYQCHSAHPTLMPSPAKGVLLDTPDELGKHAQLVYQQVVQQKLMPLGNVTNITDDERTIIAKWFEGGAKTN, encoded by the coding sequence ATGGAAGGCTATATCCTCGACTGGGCCAACTTGCTCTTGCGTTGGCTGCACGTGATCGTCGCGATTGCGTGGATCGGTTCGTCGTTCTACTTCGTCTGGCTCGACAACAGCCTGACCAAGCCGACGGCGCCAGACCTGCAGGACAAGGGCGTCGACGGCGAGCTGTGGGCCGTGCACGGCGGCGGGTTCTACAACCCGCAGAAGTACCTGCTGGCGCCGAAGCAACTGCCGGATCATCTGCACTGGTTCTACTGGGAGTCGTACTCCACCTGGATGTCGGGCTTTGCGCTGCTGACGGTGGTGTACCTGTTCAACGCCAACGTCTACATGATCGATCGCAGCGTGTTCGACATGACGGCGACGACGGCGGTGATCCTGGCGCTGGCGTTCCTGGTGGTCGGCTGGCTGGTGTACGACACCATCTGCCGCGTGTTCGGCAAGAACGACCGCGTGGTGGGCATTCTGGTGGCGATCTATGTGGTGCTAGCCGCGTTTGCGGCGTGCCACCTGTTCTCGGGCCGCGCGGCATTCCTGCTGATCGGCGCGATGATCGCGACCATCATGAGCGCCAACGTGTTCTTCTGGATCATCCCGGGGCAACGCAAGGTGGTGGCCTCGCTCAAGGCTGGCGAGAAGCCGGACCCGATCCACGGCAAGCGCGGCAAGCAGCGTAGCGTGCACAACACGTACTTCACGCTGCCGGTGCTGTTCGCGATGCTGTCGAACCACTACAGCATGACGTACGCGTTCAAGTACAACTGGGTTGTGCTGGTGCTGATCATGCTGGCCGGCGTGCTGATTCGTCAGTTCTTCATCCTGAAGCACAAGGGCGTGATCAATTGGGGCTATCCGGCGGCGGGCGTGGCGGTGCTGTTGGGTGTGGCGGTGTGGCTCGCGCCGCGTCCGGCTGCTCCGGTGGCGGAAAGCGCCGCTGCGGTCCCGGCCGTTGCTGCAGGAAGTGCCTCGGCGCCCGCTGCTACAGCTGCCGCTGGCGGTTCGGACTTCGCCAAAGTACAGGCAGTCGTTACCGCACGGTGCTACCAATGTCACTCGGCGCATCCTACCCTGATGCCTTCGCCGGCTAAGGGCGTGTTGCTCGATACGCCGGATGAATTGGGCAAGCACGCACAGCTCGTCTACCAGCAGGTCGT